In Nitrospira defluvii, the genomic stretch GAGGGCGGTGGTCCAAGACTTACCGCATTCGGTGCAAAGGGCTCCCGTTGGCCGGCTTCGATCAGCAAGGGCGTTGGGGCATAGATCATCATGGCATCATCTACGATGAGGAGGCCGACACGAATCCCCGGATGACGCGTCAGCGGCTTTCCATGTTTTCGCGTCGCGTCGTAGAGAAGCGCCAAGGCTTTGCGATCACCGTAACCCAGCCTATAAACCTCCGCGTCGACATCGAGGGTGATTGAAACGGCTTCTGAGCCGAGGCGTTCCAGGCACGCCACCAGAGCTTCAGCTACAGCATTGCTCACAGCTGGAGATAAGGAAATGACGCGCCGCTGCGCCTGGCTGATCAATCTGGTCAATGTGAGGTCATTGGCAACCGAAAACGCGCTCATGAACCGGCACTCTTTTCCGCTGCAGCGCCGAGAATCTCCTTCGCCGCGACATGATAGTGTTCGATTTTCACTAGCGGTTCCCAGCCGAGCCGTGCAGGGTCTTGGACCACATGAATTTCCGGTGTGGATCCGCAATTAAAGACGGCATATAGCCAATAGTCATTCTTTAGGCGTTCCGCTGTCTTGTATTCATTCGTTGTCAGCGCCAATTCTCCGACGACCGACCGCCCCTTGACCTCGATAAACCGCACCTCAATGACTGTTTGTGGATCTTCAGGATGCGGCTTCCGCGAAATTAGATCAAAGCCGCGATTGTCAGCCTCCACACTCTCCACCCTGCACCCTCGCGCTTCCTCGTGCGCGATCACTGCTTGCACAGCGAGATGCTCAATTTCTTCATCACGAACCATCGGGGCAATACGAGGGGAGGTCCGTTCTGGATGAGGTAGTGCCCATGCTCGTCCGTGGTGATGGATGTCGGTGATCGTGCACCGTCGCTCCTGCTGAAGTTCATCTCTTCGGCGCTCTAGACGACCGTTCAATTCATCTAAACGATCCTCTGTGGTCTTGATATTCGCCGCTAGTAGCGGGCTCGCATCTCCCGTCCTGTGACTTTCCAGCAAATCACCCATTCGTAAGTTTTGACGATGAATCAGCTCATTGAGACTGATTTCCATGTGCTTAGAAATGGTCTCGATCTCTTTTGCCCGTTGCACAGTGATTGCATTCAGGAAGGGCTGCAAAGCCTCCTCAACCAGAACTCGTTCGACTCGATCACGACCTGGCAGTCCATCATCATCAGGAACTGCCGTACCCACCGGAGCCAAGGCGAGATCTAAAAAGATAGTGGGTTGTCGGATGCTCATGGCCCCATCAATACCCGTCTGAACGACAAAGAGGTGTCGGTGGAGTACATTTCCTCGTCCATCTCGAATAGCGGCTGAAAACACATCGAGTCGGGCCGGTGCTTTGCTGTGGAGATCGAAAAATACTGCCCCCTGACGTAGGTCATTCTGGACTCGATCCCATACGTCATCTCGCACGACTTCAAAGAGGGGATGCCCTGGCGTGATCCATTCGAGTGTGGGGTCCTCCGTCAACATCCGCTTATCGAACACGACGTGTTTGTACTCTCGACCGAGCTTCCCAAATCGCGGTTCGAGCTTCTCCCCAATCGGCCAGAGCGTCCGGGGAACCCGCCCAATGCGGAAGGCCTGCTGCCCTTTGGCCGTTTCTTTTGGATGGATTCCTGCTAAAGGAGCGGAGTGAAGGAAGAAATCCTGGATGACTTCCGGTACTAGCCGCCGCTCTTTCGCTTCCGCGGATTTGCCTACGATGGCGGACAGGTTCAACTCGCGTTTTGCCAAGCCTTCGAGCGTAGAATTGGTGATCTTTCGGAATCGCTCCGTATCTACCTGCTCAATGATTCTGCTTTTGATGACTTCTTCCGTGAGGTTATGGGCATACATATCTCGAACCATGCGTTCTAGCTGATTGGCAGGAAAGATTTCGCCCAGGACATTAAAAATCTTGCCAGTACGCTTAGGATCGAGATCGTCCTCAATCTTCCCTATGCGCTCGAACAGTTTGTGAAGGACTCGCCCCTCACGTGTATTGGTCGAGACGAAGTTAAATATGAGGCAGTCTTTTTCTTGGCCGTACCGATGGATGCGGCCCATCCGTTGTTCGAGACGAACTGGATTCCAGGGAATGTCATAGTTCACCATGAGCCAACAGAATTGGAGGTTGATACCCTCCCCTGCCGCTTCTGTCGCCACCAAAACCTGACACTCCTCCCGAAACTCCCGTTCCGCATATATACGTGAGCCTGGTGTGTCGCGATCCCCAATCTTCATGCCGCCATGAATCTGGGTCACTGTGAGCTTCCACTCGCGGAGCTTGCCGACGAGGAAGTCCAGAGTGTCTTTGTGTTCCGTGAAGATAAGTAGCTTCATCTTCGGGTCTTGGAAGACGCCGCGTTCGGCGATCACCTCTTTCAATCTGACAAGCTTGGACTCTACTTCTCGTTGTTCCAGCAGACGTGCCTGATCAATGAGTTTGGTGAGTTGGAGAATCTCCTCTTTCAACGCCGCTGGGTCCACTGACGCCACAACATTCTCAAGGCTGGCGATAATATCCTGCTGTTCTTCTTCAGGTAGATCGTCAAAATCATCAGGCACATTCTTAAGAATTTGTTCCTGCCGATACCCCTGGGGATCGGCAAGGATCTTCTCGCGTTTCTCCTTCATCCTTTCCAACGTTCGTCGGACAGCATAGACGCTCGAAGCAAACCGACGCTGCAACAGCGCCATAGTGAAGCCGAGGGCTCGGCCTCTCGCTGAATCATCGGCTGACGCTTTGATCGATTGATCCTCTACATACCGAGTCAAGGCGTCGTAGAAATCCCATTCCTCATCATCAATCTTGAACTCCGATGTTCGGACCCGCCGCTTGGTAAAGAGTGCTTTGACCCTGCCTGTATCTGGATCAGGAAACGTGACCAAGGCCTCTTTCACCCGCCGGAGATAGCAAGGAGCCTCCTGTCGCCGCATGGCTTCTTCCAGACTCTTCACATCCCCATACACGTCTCGATCAAGGAGCTGGAGGAACAAACAAAAGTTCTGTGGATCTCCCTTGTGCGGAGTGGCGGTCATCAGCAAATAGTGATCGGTCATGTCTGCCAAGGCTTCGCCTAGCTGGTAGGCCAGGGTCTTCTTCTCGGCACTATAGGCGCTCATCTTGTGCGCTTCATCGACAATTATGAGATCCCAATGGCTACGCAGAAGGCTTTCCTTGGCATCTTCGATACGCGAGACCCAGGACACCGAGGTAATGACTTGATTCTTTTCCTGCCAGGGATTGGTGCCGTAGTTCGCCCGTAAGACATCGCTCCGGACAATCTCAAAATTCTCCCGGAACTTGTCCTTCATTTCACGCTGCCACTGAAAGGAGAGATTCGCCGGAGTGACAATGAGGGTGCGTTTCACGAGACCGCGAATCTTCAACTCCTTGATCAAGAGGCCAGCCATGATAGTTTTCCCTGCCCCTGGATCATCAGCAAGCAGGAAACGGATGCGCGGCAACTTTATGAAGTAGTCGTAGACTGCTTCGAGCTGGTGCGGGAGCGGATCTACCCGAGCGATCGAAAGGGAGAAGTAAGGGTCGTATTCATAGGCTAATTCTAAACGAAGCGCTTCGATACCCAGCCTGAACTTGTGTGGGTCCCCATCGAACGGCTCCTTCTCAGGGGTAGCTTCCAGTCCGGCAAGCTGTTCAGCATTAAGAATCGGTTCGTGGACCTTGCCAGATGTAAGCCCTTTCCCGATAAGCTTTACGGACTCGCCCATCGGCACAACGACAATTACTTGAACCGGTTCAGGAAAGATCGCGCCCCTGACAATGATGTTTGGTTTGAGCTGATTTAGCAGCATAGGGTTTTGATGACCATCGATATGGCTGATTAGGCCGCCGAAGAATACCCCTTTCCCTCAACAAAATCACCAGATTCGACGGGAAAAGGCCTCAAATCACAAATTTTGTTTAGGATCTACTTAATAATCAGGAAGAATTGCGCGACCTCGTCCTTCGCCGTGGTCAAAGACGGTCTGCCTTCTGACTCGCCCACTCGGTGCACACGGCTCTGTTCGATCAAATCTACTTTGATCCATACTTCCAGATTTGTCCTATCGTTTCTTGCCTCTCTCACGCCTATTTTTTGCACCAGTTCCCGTGCCCCGATCGTCGCACATGGCGTGTTACTAGTCATTCAGCCACGTTGCAGGCCATTTTTTTTCGCACTGACTTTGCACTAAACCGGTGGGCCTAGTTGTTTATGGTCATCATCACAAAGTAAGCAATGGCCTCCAGATAGAGCCATCCGGCCCTAGCGGTAGTTTTTCGGCCCTA encodes the following:
- a CDS encoding helicase-related protein, which encodes MLLNQLKPNIIVRGAIFPEPVQVIVVVPMGESVKLIGKGLTSGKVHEPILNAEQLAGLEATPEKEPFDGDPHKFRLGIEALRLELAYEYDPYFSLSIARVDPLPHQLEAVYDYFIKLPRIRFLLADDPGAGKTIMAGLLIKELKIRGLVKRTLIVTPANLSFQWQREMKDKFRENFEIVRSDVLRANYGTNPWQEKNQVITSVSWVSRIEDAKESLLRSHWDLIIVDEAHKMSAYSAEKKTLAYQLGEALADMTDHYLLMTATPHKGDPQNFCLFLQLLDRDVYGDVKSLEEAMRRQEAPCYLRRVKEALVTFPDPDTGRVKALFTKRRVRTSEFKIDDEEWDFYDALTRYVEDQSIKASADDSARGRALGFTMALLQRRFASSVYAVRRTLERMKEKREKILADPQGYRQEQILKNVPDDFDDLPEEEQQDIIASLENVVASVDPAALKEEILQLTKLIDQARLLEQREVESKLVRLKEVIAERGVFQDPKMKLLIFTEHKDTLDFLVGKLREWKLTVTQIHGGMKIGDRDTPGSRIYAEREFREECQVLVATEAAGEGINLQFCWLMVNYDIPWNPVRLEQRMGRIHRYGQEKDCLIFNFVSTNTREGRVLHKLFERIGKIEDDLDPKRTGKIFNVLGEIFPANQLERMVRDMYAHNLTEEVIKSRIIEQVDTERFRKITNSTLEGLAKRELNLSAIVGKSAEAKERRLVPEVIQDFFLHSAPLAGIHPKETAKGQQAFRIGRVPRTLWPIGEKLEPRFGKLGREYKHVVFDKRMLTEDPTLEWITPGHPLFEVVRDDVWDRVQNDLRQGAVFFDLHSKAPARLDVFSAAIRDGRGNVLHRHLFVVQTGIDGAMSIRQPTIFLDLALAPVGTAVPDDDGLPGRDRVERVLVEEALQPFLNAITVQRAKEIETISKHMEISLNELIHRQNLRMGDLLESHRTGDASPLLAANIKTTEDRLDELNGRLERRRDELQQERRCTITDIHHHGRAWALPHPERTSPRIAPMVRDEEIEHLAVQAVIAHEEARGCRVESVEADNRGFDLISRKPHPEDPQTVIEVRFIEVKGRSVVGELALTTNEYKTAERLKNDYWLYAVFNCGSTPEIHVVQDPARLGWEPLVKIEHYHVAAKEILGAAAEKSAGS